Within the Gossypium raimondii isolate GPD5lz chromosome 12, ASM2569854v1, whole genome shotgun sequence genome, the region TTTGAATGAAGacttacatacatacatacatacatatatacatatatatatatatggaaattaatTAAGCAGAACTATTAGAACTTGCAAAGAGCTACATATTAGGCAACAAGGTCTACAAATCAAATTCTTGCAGTACATAACAATCAAATTCTTTCTTCATAAGACCAAAACTCCATGCCACAAGTTGGCAAAAACATgacatacatgtatatacaggAATTTccagaaaatgaaaaaacaatgaAGCATCATTTGGTGAACaaatcaatttgatgttctagAGGAAGTTGCTGTACATACAAATGTGGCAAGCACTTATGTGCCCTATATATCATTTGAATTCAAATGAACCTAACGTGACCGTGAAACTATTAATGAATCTTTACAACATCATATGCAATTCTAAAACTGGTGAAGCACAAAATCTAAACCATTCAAAATCAAGGTGAGCATACCAATCAGGGAAGCTTTCTCTATTCAATAGCGCCTAAACTTGTCCCTTCCTCCTTACTACCTGAATGATGACTGCTTTCACAAGTAAATATTTGATAGCCAGCCAAACCAGAGAGATGACCCGAGCCATTACTGCTTATCGATCTCTCAATGTCATCGATATGAGCCACCAGAGGAATCGGTCGTTCAGGGATTGAGGGAACTGAAACATCAGTTTCCAACATTTTTACTACTTGATCCATGGTTGGCCGGCATTGTAACTCTGGATGCGAGCAAAGGACCGCGACCAGCACGTACTTCTCAAGAACCTCCGGTGGCCCTAACTCCGGCATGCCGTCTTCAATAACATCCAAAGCTCTCTCAGACTTAACCAATGACCATGCCCAATCAGCCACTAGAGAAGGCTGGTTATCATCAGTCATCGTGAGTGCCTTTTTTCCACTCAACAACTCGAGAAGCACTACGCCGAAGCTATACACATCGCTTCTCTCGGTCAATTGACCATACAATGCATATTCAGGGGCAACATACCCCATTGTTCCAGCTACTCTGGTGCTCAAATGTGTCATTCCTTCTGGTGTGAACTTTGCTAGTCCAAAATCAGCTACCTTGGCCTCAAACTTATCATCCAAAAGTATGTTACTCGCTTTGATATCCCTATGAATGATTGCTGGCTGTGCTCCGTAATGTAAATAAGCCAATCCCCTAGCTGTTCCTAGTGCTATCTTTTGACGCATTGGCCAACTGAGTTTCCTTTCCATGGAACCAAACAGATGATCATACAAGCTACCGTTCTTCATTAAATCACAAACGATTATCCTTTGGTGACCCTCTAACGTGGTGGTGGTTGTACAATATCCCCTCAAAGCAACAAGGTTCACATGCCTAACACTGGCGATTACCTCAACTTCATGTGTGAAATTGGCATCACCAGCGGCAGAACAGTTCTTGAACCTTTTGAAAGCAACCTCAGAGCCATCAGGTAAGTAACCTTTGTACACATTACCATACCCTCCTTTGCCAATAATGTTGTCTCTCGAGAAATTCCTAGTGGCTTCCTTGATGTCATCGAAGGTAAAGCGAAGCAAATTAGTACTTTCAGTGATGGAAGACAAACCAGAACCACCAGCACCACCCATCTCGAGGCTCCTGATTCTGTCTttccctttctttctctttgaaTCCTGGTATTTTCTATAAGCAAACCAAGACCCACCAATCAAAACAGTTAAACCAACGCTAACACCAACGCTAACACCCAAAATCAGACCAAGTCTGTTACTTTTACGATTGTTAATGGTGCTAAAATCAACCGAGAATAAACAAGAGGCGGTGGCTTCATCGGTTGGTCCAGCGTAATTAGCGAAAGCAGCTGCGTAAATAGACGGGTAAGCGGTGCAGTCGGAGACGTTTGCTACTGAATTGTCGATCAAGTACGAAGCTTGCACATTGGCCAAGCTTCGAGTACAAGAAGCACAAGCCGAGCCCTGCAACGACTGGTTACAATTCGAAACGACATCGGATAAGGTGGCGTTGGGGATCAAAGCTTCAAAATCAGCCCTGGTGGTTAAGTTCAAGCAACCTTGAGAGATCCAATCGGTCTGGAAACCACAACTGGAACGCATGTCGAAGGTGGGGTCGAGGGATTGGTAAGATTGCCAACAGGACTCGGCGGTGTTTAAAGGAGGGTAGAAGGAATCGGTGCGTTTGAGGTAGTCGGAAAGGACAAGGCGGAGACCCTGACGAACATAGTGGCATTCCATGGAGGTGTTGAGACGAGGCCTGGGGTTAGGGAGGATGGGACGGAGGATAGTGAAGTTTAAAGGACATGGTTGTTGTTGGGTATTGCTTTGAGCAAAACATAGTGGGGAAAAAGTGAAGAcaatgaagaaaagaagaagggaCATTTGAGGAAGGAAAGGTAACTGCTATAGCCTACAATACATGGAAAGGGAGATGGAaatggaaagaaggaaaagggaGTTGCCgaagaagagagagagagaccgGGGGGGTGTTTGTGATTTAGTTGAGAGATTTGACTTGAAAAAGATGAGATGGGAAAAGCATCAAAGCAGCCTTTTTGACTATTTTTCGTAATAGTAGTTAACGAGAATCGAGGGAGAGATGAGTTGCCAAGCGTAAAAATagtataatgttttttaaaaaaaaacagaacagTGAAGTGCGGATCGAAGAGAAATAGAGACAGGGGAAAGGAGCTGGCAAAAGTGTACCAGGAGGCTGGAAGCTGATGATGCATTGTGTcgtgtaataatattttatttttattgatgatgTGGTTGGTTTTGTTTTTACGTGCTCCCACTTggggttttgtttttaataaatccCCAGGGTTTACATTTTTGTAACATTTGTTatagatttatatttatttaagttggATACTATTTAAGATATGCCtcaagtttttcattttttttaagggtgagtttagatgggcggtgcgtttatctGTGGTTAATATTAAAATAGCGGTAAcgatgagattagatactatagcgatactgtagcgtgagacaaaaagtaagctaaacgcaccgcacccaatcgcccatccaaacccaccctaaaacctaacctaacttatactagttttagtttaatatttaatatttctatgtttttaaattgtaatatttttatgatatatttaatttatataatatgtaaaataaaatattaaaatattaagaatgaGTTAGTTCTGAGTTCATTTGTAGGATTCTTTgctttgatatttaaaataaatagctTAAGCCTTGAACAAGTTTGAAATCTAAACATCAAATGATAAGTGCAAAAAGTGTAATCACCGTAGTAATTACACCATCttgtaattacaaaaatattaaattgtctAGACATGTTTAGGTAGCAAAGtgtaattaaatcttaattttctatatagtacaaattgtaataagacaataaaataattgaaagtgaatgaaatataaaaaactaaatacgCATTAGAGCAAGTAATTGAGGTGctccaattaaatttaaattattgagaCCTATTTATTACAATAATTACTAGCACGtatttaattacaaacaattagattagtttaaaatataggTTGAGCTTCGGCTCAAACATTCAAGGCCTAAACTCGGTTCAAtccattttttaagtttgaaaatattatattattttaaatataatgtaatttatggtgcataaatattaaatatatagtaATATTGTAATACCCCATACTCGACCGATCGCCGGATTTGAGCTATGAGATGCCACATTCGTTGCCAGAACAACTACGatcaattataattcaatatcacaatttatatatatgcatactaTTTAGTTTAATCAtctttaacatataataaatgtaacaccctttactcGACCTGGACGTCGGATCCGAATAACGAGATCAGTAAggaatttacataaaaaaacattcatatttaaaatacaatttacatTATTACAAATCACATACCATACATCAGTAATTTGAGATCAGTAaggaattaattatgaaaatctaGACATGAAATGAGATTAGActgtaaaatttcaaagtttttaagttaatactAAAAGTTCAtagttggtatcgatacctttttaaaaatatgttttctttGCAAATCAAAGGTATCAATATTTATCAATTGGTACTGATAGTTTATGAAAAGGTATGatacttatatacatatggACACCATTTTGGCATTCTGTTTGTTTAAAAACTGTTATTGGTcaagtatcaataccaaatgCCAAAATATCAGTACTTGAGTTCAGAAATGGTAAAAATCTATCTTTAAATGGTCCATTTCATGCCCAAATTCATCTAAACTTTGGTACCTTATAAgcacaattataacataaaaaccATCAACAAAGTACCTTTCTATCCATTTCCAGTTTGCCAAAAACATCACTTTAACAGTCAACCTAattgtctaaccaatatgccacaattgacACCTCAATTAAcaaatcaaaaccaaacaaaagacCACATTCAACTAAATCAATAAACTTTTAATGGCACCTCCAAAACATTGAACCTAATATGTAATCATCTAACAATTCAAACCATCTTTCAATTGATTCCATATTAGCCTTATAACTTAGGTGTAAGAAATATCAAATCACTTTAAGCATGGCATAGCATAAGTATCATCTTTCCATACCTATATCTGAGTATATCACCTAAATACTATTAATCAAAGAACATGCCCATCAATTACTTAACAAGTTATGATTATAATGATTTTTGCCATCACACGTAATATTTACATGTGATTCACAAAATGGCAATGTAACCCAAAATGGACATCATATAACCATTAGACTtattaggtacatgccaagaccCAAAATGAAACACATCACTAACACTTGAGTTCGAGATTGTCGCTGGATGTTGAATTGACGATCGAACTgataagtacctaacctgcgcacgaaaAACAAAATTGTACAATGAGTATAACTCAgaggtatttctataatccaaacattaaaagcaaaatataatacatttaaatgCTCAAGTTGAAACTAGATGATGCTATGCAAATATCATATCAAATGTGCATGTTAATATATGCattattttatcaaacacaTTTTACTAATACACGGCAAATTCAATTTACATATCATGTGGTACCGAAATCCAATTTCATGTATACAATGATCATATCAATCATTGTTgaattcatttcatacataaaTCAACACCATTTCTTATTCACATATCCATTCACTATTTTGGTTtccatttcacatttcattctAGCATTGCCATTTCAACTTCATTTTCCGTTTCAAAGTCATTATCTCAAGTTTACCATTTACTTCCCCTATTAACACAACTCGAACTTTGACGGATACATGGgcccaaccaacacaccagtttgacaTCTAGTGCCTTATTGGATAAATCGAAGCAAGTGGTTGctcctagcactataaataaatttgatatcaaGTGTCTCATTGGTTAAAccaaagcaaattggcacccagtacctcatcgactCGTAGTCGAAGTaaccctaaactcttcctatcctattgcatgccaactatatccgacttgcccgaacagttaatagagatttcatttcataattcaataacatcaaatatctcatttcacctttattttcatcataaacatataaacttacAAATATCAACTTTATATATTCACATTTCATACTCAATTCCACATTTTAAACAATATATCTTTTCCatatacattcaatttaatccttaggTATATCAATCAACTCAATTGAGccaaaatcatttcattatcaCAATCAACTCACCTTGTATTCTTACCATGCACAAACAGTTCAAAATGCAGCAATTTACAAGAGTTCaaattatagaaacacaaactgtAAACTCCGAGCTATTCGTTGACGactttgtctttttctttctttttcgagGAATTCGAGTCGATATTAGGTACGGGTTAAAAACAAcacataaaattatcaatttacattcattttcaaattcaattgcTAAATTATGCAAcctttgtattttattcaatttagctcCTAAAACCAAGACTAACATAACTTCTAAATTTAACCCCAAAGTTTTATACCAATTTCACTAAAAGCCtaatttaactccctatttcttatttttaccccaaaattttgaaatttttgtaatttggtcCCTATTACACCAAAATCACCAATtgactttataatttagtcctttatcctaaacttaaaatctaccAAAATATTACCAAAAGCTTCAACTATCTAACAAAGGCAACTTCTTAATTCTTTAACAATACTAAAAACAACATGGTCAACTAGCTTATAATACTGagattcaaaaacataaaaattaaaaaaataaattaaactaaccaAATTGAAGCTTGAAATCTATGAAAACATTGTCGTTCGtccctctcacttttctttttgttttcgaAATGTTTAG harbors:
- the LOC105762630 gene encoding probable LRR receptor-like serine/threonine-protein kinase RKF3, translating into MSLLLFFIVFTFSPLCFAQSNTQQQPCPLNFTILRPILPNPRPRLNTSMECHYVRQGLRLVLSDYLKRTDSFYPPLNTAESCWQSYQSLDPTFDMRSSCGFQTDWISQGCLNLTTRADFEALIPNATLSDVVSNCNQSLQGSACASCTRSLANVQASYLIDNSVANVSDCTAYPSIYAAAFANYAGPTDEATASCLFSVDFSTINNRKSNRLGLILGVSVGVSVGLTVLIGGSWFAYRKYQDSKRKKGKDRIRSLEMGGAGGSGLSSITESTNLLRFTFDDIKEATRNFSRDNIIGKGGYGNVYKGYLPDGSEVAFKRFKNCSAAGDANFTHEVEVIASVRHVNLVALRGYCTTTTTLEGHQRIIVCDLMKNGSLYDHLFGSMERKLSWPMRQKIALGTARGLAYLHYGAQPAIIHRDIKASNILLDDKFEAKVADFGLAKFTPEGMTHLSTRVAGTMGYVAPEYALYGQLTERSDVYSFGVVLLELLSGKKALTMTDDNQPSLVADWAWSLVKSERALDVIEDGMPELGPPEVLEKYVLVAVLCSHPELQCRPTMDQVVKMLETDVSVPSIPERPIPLVAHIDDIERSISSNGSGHLSGLAGYQIFTCESSHHSGSKEEGTSLGAIE